A genomic segment from uncultured Marinifilum sp. encodes:
- a CDS encoding hotdog fold thioesterase, translating to MINKTETLDILNKMCSDTLMEHLGIIYTEVGDDYLVAEMEVTSNHWQPMKILHGGATIALAESTGSALSVIHTDLKTYDVKGMEINVNHIRSIRKGKVTARAKFIHRGKMTHIVEINVVNEQQKLISVCRLTNVIIKK from the coding sequence ATGATTAATAAAACCGAAACTTTAGATATTTTAAATAAAATGTGTTCCGATACCTTAATGGAGCATTTAGGAATTATTTATACCGAAGTTGGCGATGATTATTTAGTTGCCGAAATGGAGGTTACGTCGAATCATTGGCAACCAATGAAAATTTTACATGGTGGAGCAACTATTGCTTTGGCCGAATCTACAGGAAGTGCTCTGTCGGTTATTCATACCGATTTGAAGACTTACGATGTAAAAGGTATGGAAATAAATGTAAATCATATTAGAAGTATTCGTAAGGGAAAGGTTACTGCCAGAGCGAAATTTATTCATCGCGGAAAAATGACACATATTGTTGAAATTAATGTGGTAAACGAACAGCAAAAACTTATTTCAGTTTGCCGACTTACCAATGTGATCATTAAAAAATAG
- a CDS encoding cold shock domain-containing protein — MPTGTVKFFNESKGFGFIKNSETQEDIFVHVTGLIDKIDQGDNVTYDVVEGKKGLNAVNVKID; from the coding sequence ATGCCTACAGGTACAGTAAAATTTTTTAACGAATCTAAGGGATTTGGATTCATTAAAAACAGTGAAACACAAGAAGACATTTTTGTTCATGTAACAGGTTTGATCGACAAAATCGACCAAGGTGATAATGTAACTTATGATGTTGTAGAAGGAAAAAAAGGATTAAATGCGGTTAATGTAAAAATTGATTAA
- the asnA gene encoding aspartate--ammonia ligase has product MKNLIIPKGYKSSLNPEATEKAIKFIKDQFQLQLSSELKLRRVTAPMIVMKGTGLNDDLNGIERPVSFPIKGLADQTAEVVHSLAKWKRYMLGELQIPAGKGIYTDMNALRPDEDFTNLHSIYVDQWDWEKSINKEERQLEFLKQNVKQIYASLKRTEYLLNEYYPALKPQLPETITFIHAEDLLADYPELSSKERESTVAKKFGAVFIMGIGGQLANGEPHDGRAPDYDDWTTPTKNGYHGLNGDILLWNPILEQAFEISSMGIRVDKEALLKQLKIKGEEKRTKLMFHKKLLDGKLPYSIGGGIGQSRLCMFLLQKAHIGEVQSSIWPEELRNTCKKAGILFL; this is encoded by the coding sequence ATGAAAAACTTAATTATCCCCAAAGGCTATAAAAGCTCTCTAAATCCGGAAGCTACCGAAAAAGCCATTAAATTTATTAAGGATCAGTTTCAATTACAATTATCGTCGGAGTTAAAATTAAGAAGAGTTACTGCACCTATGATTGTAATGAAAGGAACCGGATTAAACGATGACTTAAATGGAATAGAGCGTCCTGTATCTTTTCCAATTAAAGGCTTAGCGGATCAAACAGCCGAAGTTGTTCATTCTTTGGCTAAATGGAAAAGATACATGCTTGGTGAACTTCAGATTCCTGCCGGAAAAGGAATATATACAGACATGAATGCCTTGCGACCTGATGAAGATTTTACCAACCTGCACTCTATTTATGTAGATCAGTGGGATTGGGAAAAATCAATCAATAAAGAAGAACGACAACTTGAATTTCTTAAACAGAATGTGAAACAGATTTACGCATCCTTAAAAAGAACCGAATACCTGTTAAATGAATATTATCCGGCATTAAAACCACAATTGCCCGAGACAATTACTTTTATTCATGCAGAAGATCTTTTAGCTGACTATCCGGAGTTAAGCTCAAAGGAAAGAGAAAGTACAGTAGCTAAAAAATTTGGAGCCGTATTTATTATGGGAATTGGTGGCCAGCTTGCCAACGGCGAACCTCATGATGGCAGAGCTCCAGACTACGATGACTGGACAACTCCAACTAAAAATGGGTACCATGGTTTAAATGGCGATATTCTTTTATGGAATCCTATTTTAGAACAAGCTTTTGAGATCTCATCGATGGGAATTCGAGTGGATAAAGAGGCTTTGTTAAAGCAACTTAAAATTAAAGGTGAAGAAAAACGAACCAAACTAATGTTTCACAAAAAACTACTTGATGGTAAATTACCCTACTCAATTGGCGGAGGAATTGGACAATCGCGCCTGTGCATGTTTTTATTACAAAAAGCACATATTGGCGAAGTTCAATCGAGTATATGGCCCGAGGAACTAAGAAACACTTGCAAAAAAGCTGGTATACTTTTCTTATAA
- a CDS encoding DUF3795 domain-containing protein encodes MDKKRIAYCGIDCSICPVYVATQKHQEKARIRIAKLWSDENHEYEACEITCKGCREPWGKKFQHCQDCAVRACARKKLIKTCAECEEYPCDKLNKLHKSLDKKIARINLDHLCNNCTID; translated from the coding sequence ATGGATAAAAAAAGAATAGCTTACTGCGGAATTGATTGTTCCATCTGTCCGGTTTATGTTGCTACCCAAAAGCATCAGGAAAAAGCCAGAATTAGGATTGCCAAACTATGGTCTGATGAAAATCACGAATACGAAGCTTGCGAAATTACCTGTAAAGGATGCCGTGAACCCTGGGGCAAAAAATTTCAGCATTGCCAAGACTGCGCGGTGAGAGCTTGTGCTCGAAAAAAACTAATAAAAACCTGTGCCGAATGTGAAGAATATCCTTGTGATAAACTAAATAAGCTACACAAATCATTAGATAAAAAAATTGCAAGAATAAACTTAGATCATTTATGTAACAATTGTACTATCGATTAA
- a CDS encoding adenylate kinase has translation MLNVALFGPPGAGKGTQSEFLIEKYNLFYISTGDLLRKEIKEKSKLGIAAQGIIAAGGLVSDEIIVQIIEKTITENPDASGFLFDGFPRTYIQAYILEGLMIKLNTSLNCLISLEVQEEVSVDRLLNRGKTSGRSDDNEVVIRNRLAEYQDKTMPVLQFYKDKGIYFGLDGNQPIDIVSLDIQKIINNELAKSLFNVVLFGYPGSGRGSQGIALAKKFGLEYVATGQMLENEIKNKSELGKRIVELYENGELVPDEIVVQLIEKKIENSNGVRGFIFKGFPRTLVQSYILDGLLKKHGSQISKIIEIEVPTLELINRLDTRSKTNRCMPYDSDTSKIVKRLQEHENKTVPVIEKYNQLHGVKKIDGVGEFDLVFERISRELEKNMKHFM, from the coding sequence ATGCTTAATGTTGCATTGTTTGGTCCTCCGGGAGCAGGAAAAGGAACTCAATCGGAATTTTTAATAGAGAAGTATAATTTATTTTATATTTCAACAGGTGATTTATTACGTAAAGAAATAAAAGAAAAAAGTAAATTGGGTATAGCTGCTCAGGGAATTATAGCTGCGGGAGGTTTAGTTTCTGATGAGATTATTGTTCAGATTATTGAGAAAACAATTACCGAAAATCCAGATGCAAGTGGTTTTTTATTCGATGGTTTTCCCAGAACTTATATTCAAGCCTACATATTGGAAGGTTTAATGATAAAATTAAATACTTCGCTTAATTGTTTAATTAGTCTTGAAGTGCAAGAAGAAGTTTCGGTGGATCGTTTGCTTAATCGGGGTAAAACATCTGGTCGATCGGACGATAATGAGGTTGTTATTAGAAATCGTTTAGCAGAATATCAGGATAAAACTATGCCTGTTCTACAATTTTACAAGGACAAGGGCATTTATTTTGGATTAGATGGAAATCAGCCTATTGATATTGTAAGTCTTGATATCCAGAAAATTATAAATAATGAGCTGGCTAAAAGTTTATTTAATGTTGTATTGTTTGGTTATCCAGGATCGGGAAGAGGTTCGCAGGGAATTGCTTTGGCTAAGAAATTTGGTTTGGAGTATGTAGCTACCGGACAAATGCTCGAAAATGAAATTAAGAATAAATCGGAGCTGGGAAAACGTATTGTCGAATTGTATGAAAATGGGGAATTGGTTCCCGACGAAATTGTAGTTCAATTGATAGAGAAGAAAATTGAAAATTCTAATGGAGTAAGAGGCTTTATATTTAAAGGTTTTCCGCGTACTCTTGTGCAATCTTATATTCTTGATGGTTTGCTAAAAAAACATGGTTCTCAAATTTCTAAGATAATAGAAATTGAAGTACCTACTTTGGAACTAATTAATCGTTTAGATACCAGAAGTAAAACCAATAGATGTATGCCTTACGATAGCGATACCTCAAAAATTGTAAAGCGATTGCAAGAACATGAAAATAAAACTGTTCCGGTAATTGAAAAATATAATCAACTGCATGGCGTAAAAAAGATCGATGGTGTGGGCGAATTCGATTTGGTTTTTGAACGAATATCAAGAGAACTAGAAAAAAACATGAAACATTTTATGTAG
- the pdxH gene encoding pyridoxamine 5'-phosphate oxidase → MALKDDFKKIRHEYGKTQLLESEISKNPFVQFSNWFRYALNENIPDANAMTLATVSPSGKPSARILLLKNFDENGFCFFSNYNSRKGIELEQNSYAAVVFFWPKLERQIRIEGIVGKLPPSISDTYFSERPLGSRVAAAISPQSKEIENREYLEKLIIDFNSLNKEKIQRPVFWGGYRLIPELFEFWQGRENRLNDRIEYFLDKNVWRTRRLAP, encoded by the coding sequence ATGGCCTTAAAAGATGATTTCAAAAAAATAAGACATGAATACGGAAAAACTCAACTGCTAGAATCTGAAATTAGCAAAAACCCTTTTGTACAGTTTTCCAATTGGTTTCGTTATGCTTTGAACGAAAATATTCCCGATGCAAATGCAATGACATTAGCTACAGTTTCGCCTTCGGGTAAACCTTCTGCGCGAATACTATTACTTAAAAACTTTGATGAGAATGGCTTTTGCTTTTTCAGCAATTACAATAGCAGAAAAGGTATTGAGTTAGAACAAAACAGCTATGCTGCCGTAGTGTTTTTTTGGCCAAAATTAGAAAGACAAATTAGAATTGAAGGGATAGTTGGAAAATTACCACCAAGCATATCAGACACATATTTTTCTGAAAGACCTTTAGGGAGTAGAGTAGCTGCAGCTATTTCTCCTCAAAGCAAAGAAATAGAGAATAGAGAATATCTTGAAAAGTTAATTATAGATTTTAATTCTTTGAATAAGGAAAAAATTCAAAGACCTGTTTTTTGGGGCGGATATAGACTAATTCCAGAGCTTTTTGAGTTTTGGCAAGGTCGCGAAAATCGATTAAACGACAGAATTGAATACTTTTTAGATAAAAACGTATGGAGAACAAGAAGACTTGCTCCATAG